Below is a window of Phocoena sinus isolate mPhoSin1 chromosome 2, mPhoSin1.pri, whole genome shotgun sequence DNA.
TCTCAACCACCTCTTCCCCATCCAACAAACACTCTCATGGAAATGCATTGCTTCCAGGTTAGAGATGCTTACTTATATTGCAGTACTATGATGCATATATGACAAAGCATTCTCATCTCTCCATTAAAGCAAAGCCTCCAAAACTCTGCTCCAGGTCCACCTCCTCTGGGGTGTGTCCTGACCCCCTACTCTGGTTTAGATCCTCCTCCTTTGGGCATAGCTCTCCCGTGGCACAAACACCACGGTGGCATAttgctttggtttcctttgccCTCTCTAGACCACGAACAACTTGAAGCAAACTATGTTCTCATTTACTCAGTTTTTAGTACAGTACCTGTCACATGGTGGACGTTCAGCCATATTCTTTGAACATAAATTATGTTGCCAGCCACTGTTCTCAGAGGAAACTTAGagcagtgaataagacagacCTTGCCTTTGTGGAGGAGACTGACAACAAGCAAGCAAACGATGAATGAGATCATTGCGGACCCAGGTTGTGCTGAAAATCCTCTTTGTCCTCCACATCCACTCCCCCCCTTCTCCACCGCACTCTATGCACTGAGAGGCTGACCTCAGTAGACTGTGTCAGTGGGCTCCCCATCCTCTGGTGACTTGTTGGGTTCAGTCAATGGGAGGCATGGGCATgagatgggagggtgggaggagagtgaGTCTGGGGTATTTTTTCTCCAGACCCTCCCTGCAAAGTCACCATGCTAGGCCACAGCTCCTGCCAGGCAGCTCTCCTCTCCTTacagttctctctctctgggtTCCAGAAACAGATCTTTCCTCTTGCTCCTTCAGGCTCAAGATAGTAAGGGCTCCTCTCTGTTACTAGTCGTATGGTACCACACTATCCTGTGTTAGTTTCTCTATAACCTGTCAACACCTTTGTAAATAGTCCCCTTATTAAACTCTTCTCAATGATTCAGTTTTGAATGGATTCTGTTCTTGCAAGGACCGTGAATAACAAAGTGGTTCTTTGCAAATTTCTGCTCCACCAACCTCGGAATATCAGCCTTTCCCCAAGGTCACAATATGGCTGCTACAGTTCCAGCCATCACATCCGGACATGACAAGGGCCAGAGGGACAAGAGCGCATCTCTTGTCATgcatccctttttaaaaaaattaattaatttattattaggctgtgttgggtcttcgttgctgcacgtgggctttctctagttgcggtgagtgggggctactcttcgttgtgttgcatgggcttctcactgtggtggcttctcttgttgcagagcacgggctgtaggtgcacgggcttcagtagctgtagcacgtgggctcagtagttgtggctcgcaggctctagagcgcaggctcagtagttgcggcacacgggcttagttgctccacggcatgtgggatcttcctggaccagggttcgaatccgtgtctcctgcattggcaggtggattcttaaccactgcactatcagggaagtcccagatcagaGTATTAGGCTCTCTCCCTGTAGGGTCTTTGCATGCTAGCAGCAACTCTCTACAGAAGGCCACAGCTCCTCTCTATAGCCTCTCCACAGCCACCTCCTCTGGGTTCTGTCCCGCTCTTTCCCCTCATCACTTCTGGCCTTGCTGCTGCTAGCCCTGGACTGCTGCATTGTCCCTATTGATTTCCCTAAATGCTGAACCTTTGTAAATGGTCCCTTTATTAAATTCTCCTCAATGACTTAGTTTGAGAGGGCTCTCTGTTTCCTGCAGGGGCTGACCCTGACAGATACAgggagggacttgcctggtgtgTCTTAGGAACCTCAGGCTACTCTTGTGCCTGGAGAGGAGTGAGCCGGGGAAGCAGGAATAACAGGTGAGGAGGTCAGAGGGATAATGGGAGCCACATCTGGAAGGGCCCTGCAGGCCATTGTAAGGACTGTTTCCTCTGAGATTCTTCAAAAACTTCCTTCTGAAAACTTCAACTTGGGGAAAGGATGGGGTCTCTTCCTCAGCTAGGAGCTGGGAGTGCAAATGGGGCACCTTCCTTCTCAGGGCATCCCAGCCAGCAGGGTGTGAACTCTGCTCCCAGAGCAGTGAGATGGCACAGACTCATCTGATGATCTCTGCCTCGAGTGTGGGTTCTCTCCAGGCACTTCCCAGCCAACAACTCCTCACCTCCACCATGGGGTGTTCTGGAGATAAAACTAGCCGCTCACAGTGGTGCTGATGGTGGCATTGTTGGCACAGAGGCAAACCAGTGGGAAGCTATTAGATAGGAATAACTTCTTAGGATTCTGTCCAACCTGCCCAGgcctttttggatctgtctcaaGTTCCGAGGTTTAATCACTCAGAGAACGCTGTTGGGTAAGCCTCTCTGGCCTGCAGGTTTTGGTTATAATTCTTCCAGTTGCAAATCCCCAAATCCACTCCTACTAGAAGAGAAagatgaggaggaggagaaggaggagaaagaagaagagaaagaggaaacagtaaagaagaaggaagaagggggaaaggaggagacGGTGGAGGTGGTGATGTTATTGACTCACATAACGGAGATGTTTTATGGTGAACTTCATTGGCTTCAGGAATAACTGGATCTAGGTGCTCAATGTCAtcaattttttctctccttcccctcatcTCCCAGTTCTTCTTTCCTCTAATGGGCTTCTCAAAAAATAGCCACTGGTAGGCCCAGAATTATTTTCTAACCAGCTTAGCCACCATTGGCAGAAAGAGAACATTTCTTTTCCAACAATTTCATTAAAACCCCACAGGGCTCTCAGTGGCTTGGTCTGAGTCATGTGTCAGCCTGGTAGCCTGGGGTAGGGTTAGTTCCACCAAGCCTATTGGCTAAGAGTAGGGGTGGGGTGGTCCCCAAAGGACAATTGAAGTGGTATTTCAAGAAGAAAGGATGGATGCTGGGCACACGAAACCACTCACATGTCGACTATCACTGgtgtgaccatataatttattgccCAAGCCAGGACACCTTTGAGAAGGAAagagggcattttttttttttttttttgcggtacgtgggcctctcactgctgtggcctccccgtcgcggagcacaggctccggacgcgcaggctcagcagccatggttcacgggcccagccgctccgcggcatgtgggatcctcccggaccggggcacgaacccgcgtcccctgcatcggcaggcggactctcaaccactgcgccaccaggaagcccccagAGGGTACTTTTAATAGACAAGACTTAATAGGCTTAGTCCTAGACTAGATAGTCCTAGACTATCCTAGGAAAGTATTGTCACCATATCTATAGCAGCCAAGAGCCAGAGAGCCAGGGGCTGTCCCATCTGAGCCTTGGATCCTGCAAACCAAATCTCTCTGGCTCTCTGGGCACAGGTAGGAACGGAGAAGGCGCTCAGGGCTCAGATCTcaggtggggtggagggtggctTGGTGGGGTGAGGACACGTTGGAAGACAAGTCCCAGTTCTCCACATCCACTCAAACTCCACTCTTCTCAAACTGCCTCACCTCCACCTCCCACTTGTTCAAGTTATGGCCCCTCCTTATGCCAGGTGTGCCCTTCCTGTACTCCTCATACACCAGGACCCTTCTCTAGTCCTCTGCTCTCCCCCAGGGGTCTCAGCCTTCTCACAGCTCCTGTAGCATTTCCAGATTTAGCATAGGCTCTGTTCAGCGTGCTTCCTGCTTCCACCATGGGGTAGGGGTTTTATTCTGGGTCTTGTCTCCTCATCCCCTTGCCATGTAGCCCTCAGCAGTGCTCACTGAAGACTCTAAGCTGGGTCACTCTGCTGGGCCAAAACCCTcagctgtctctctccctccagcccagagccctctcctttctgccctgcccaccccttccTTTGTGTTCCTGGTATCAATCGCTAGGGAATCCTAGCCAAAGGGCTTCTCACGCAAAGGCATACAAACTTTGACCCAGGATTGGCTGTTCAGCTCCGGGTCAAGGTCCTCTAACCTCCTGcctgtctccctctttctctgcccCATGCTCCTGAGTGTCCCCTCCTATCTTGAGAGCTGTTCCCCAAGACAGGGCTTGGTGATGAGAAGTGCAGGGCCTCCCATAACCCCAGTGCCCCAGACTCTTGTCCAGGAAGATGGGGCGATGGGGGGCCCTGACCTAGAGGCTGAGCCTGTCTACCTTTTGCCCCCTGGGGCTTTGCTGGTAGTCTGGGACAATAAACCATGGTAGGAAGAGCCCTGGCCTGAAAGCAAGGGGCTAGAGTTCCGGGCTCTGCTTTGATTTGTCATTTGTCCTCGGGCCTTCTTCTTTCTGGCATCGGTCTCTCCAGCTGAGAAGTGGGAGAGGAATTGGCTTAATTAGCTAATGAATTTCTTTGGGATTACGAGCCCCTTGGAGAATGTGAGAAAAGCAGTGTATCTTCTACCAAGAGAAGTGGTTTTCTGTGTCCTGGTCAGGAACCCCAGCAGATGGTCTTCCAGCCACGATGAGCAGGCTGCCATGATCCTCTAGAGCTAGGGCATTGGTGGGGACTCTGAGTGCAAAGGGAGAGATTGGGCTACAGAGCAGTGATGGATTTGGGAGTACCTTGCTTCCCACTTCCTTGCCATGGCTTCTACACAAGTTTTTTCCACTCTCTGTGGCTCTAGCCCCAGTTGGGATTAAAGGACAGACCTCTCTTGGGTACCATGGAGTTTCTCAGGCTGAGCCAGAGATGCAAAGGTGAAATGAATGGAAGGATGCTGGACAGAATGGAAGCTCAGCAATACCTCCCTTGCCTCCTGCTTGTTCTGTTACCTAAATTCCACCATTATATCATCAGTACTTTGGGCTCAACACCCTGGTCATGTGCCCCATTCGTAATACAGCTGGGTTTAACTCCTTTACCAAGTCCTTTATCTTGCAAGGACTTGGCTTATTAGATCAATTTCCCACAGGCTGGTTTTCTGTGTTAGAGCATGGGGGATGGAGTGACAGGTTGGGTTGGGGTGCTAGCAAGAGTCAAATGTCCTGGGAATTACCATGGAATAGTGTTGGAAACAGACCAGGAGAAATCTAACTTGCTGTGGAAAGGATCCAGGAAGTCTTCTCAGAGGAAGGAATGTCTTAGCTGAGACTTTAAGTAGGGGAGATTAGAAGTAGAGGTGGGCATTCCTGGTAGGTTCTGCTAAAGATTCTGGTTTCTATTCAGATGGGAGCTACTGAAGGGGCAAGGTGGTGTTAGAATGAGattttgcatttttgaaaagACCACTTTGGATGCCACAGGGTGGAGAAGGAATTGGAGAGAGTGAAAGGCAGATGGTACCCAGGCTTCGAGGCTGTTAGTACTCTAGGGAGCAATGATGGGGGCCTGGATGAGGTTGTGGCAGTGGGGCTGGACAGATACCAAAGTGGAGAAATATGTCCTTTACCCCTTCAGTCTGTTCTCAGCACAGTAGCCGGTGATCTTCCTTGACTCAGACCCCACAATGTCTCTTTGTGTCTCACACAAAGAAAGTCCCATGTGTCTCAGTGAGGTGTTCCCTGCACCTGGGGCAGGGTTCCCGtggcccccccccccctcccgtCCCAGCATCCCACTCCCTGGGGGCACTAAATTCCAGGAGAACTCCCCAGTCACAAGACACTGCATATTTCCAGTGCCCCTGGTACTGCTCCTTCTCCCAAGGACTGCTGTGCAGGGCTTTTgaacttgctgttccttctgccaggTGCACTCTTCTTCCAGATATCTGCCTTGATTCTTGATTTCACCCTCCTGCCTGGGCTGGGTGTCattttctcagtgaggccttccccaACCAGCCTTTTTTGAATTGCAGTCTGACCCCACACGATTCCTACCCCttctctgccttatttttctctatagcaCTTTTCACTCTCTGAGACTCTGCGTTTTCtgtctccacctcccaccccccttGCCTCACAATGTAAGCGACAGGAAAGCAGGAGGTTGTCAGTTTTGTTCACCTCTATATCAATCACCAGCGTCCAGaacggtgtctggcacatagtagacacttggtaaatatttatctGTGCAGTGCACGAGGTGGCATCCAACTGCTGTGGAAGGTGACGGGGCAGGATGAGGCTCCGTTTCCTGGTCTGGGCCAGTGGATGGCAGTGCTATTCGTAGCGTTGGGGAGCGCGGTGGCGAGGGCGGGTGATGTGGTTAGTTGGGGACACGTTGAGCTAAACACGCAAATACACCTGGACACCCTACATCGGGAAGCCTCGGCAGGGACGAGGACAGTGTCGGAGGCAGCCGGCCAGGCGACCCGGGCTGTGCTGGGGCTGCATGTCCCGCCACAGGCGTGGACCAAAAATAAGGACACACTCAGGAGCCCGCTTGCTTGCAAAAGCCCGGCTATGCACGCAAACCTAGGCCCTTTgcacgccccctcccccgcccgccccatCCAATCACGCACCTACGAGGGTTCGGCggctcctctccctccacctctacCCCCACGCTCCACTAGAGACTGGCCCTTTAAGAGCCCCGCTCCCGactcctccccctaccccacaCCCCCCTACCCTCCGCCCGCGCTCGCGTGACTGTGCTGGGACTGAGCCGGGCCCGGGAGTTGGGCGGCTGGGTGGCTGCGCGGGCCTCCGGGTCCTTCTCACGCAACTTCTGGGCACCGCGCCCCTAGCCAGGTGGGGCCGGGATGGACCGCGTGACCTCTGCCCCCTGGAGGGATGTGCCAGACTCATGCACGCTAGCCTGGGGAGGCATGTGCGCCGGGCGCACCCCTCTTTAGTCCCTGGGTCCCCTCTCTTGCCCGCCCAAGCGCCTGCCTCTAACCCTTTTCTCGGCCACCAGGAGATCCACTCGCTGCCCGATTTCTCTGCCATGCCAAAGCGCTAGCAACCCTGGGAACTTCGAGGGCCCGTGGGTCCTGGCTGGAAGTACCCTTGGTTTGCAGCATTCCAAAGTGGCCCTAGAGGCGCCTCAACGTGTCCCCGCTAGTGCGCGCTCGGCGATACTGCactttctccatcccttcccgCCCCTCCGTCAGGGAACGCTGACTTCTGCTAGTCGTCCGGGctctggggtgggtgggtggagggctcTGGGGGAAGGGGCCAGCCCATCGGCGCCTCTGGTCTTCCGGCCCCGGTGACCTCGGGGCTGGGGTCGTCGTGCTTCTCACGCGAGCATGGACTCAATAACCCGGGTTAGGATGTCATCACCCGCAGCTccgcccctccctgcctgcctggctCCCATCCGCTAGTAGTGAGGAGGAAGCAATTGCACCCCCAAAGTTCAATGGGTGCAAAAATGAGGGAGAGGGGGTCCCTGTGCCCGGGGATAGAACACCCCCATACCCTCTTTCGGGCTATCATGGGACTACTTCCCCAAAACCTTCTCAGCTGGGCTCTGCCCTATCCATGGGGTACCTCGGAACTGGGGGTCCCAGGTACACCCCTTTAAGTGCCGACACTTGGTTGAGGCATCCCATAGTGGGTTCTTACCTATCCCCTTGCGTCCTGtctccccactcctctctccATCCTAGAGCGACCATTCGCCagccgcaccccacccccacccccgccccatcccAGCGCTCCAGGAGGCGTGGCCACACGCGAAGGCCGCCTATAAAGGTGGCAGTGCCTTCACGCTCACCCTGAAGGTAACAGTTCCTTGGAGCCTTCCCTGATCTTCTTCGGGGGTCCCTGGCTCCAGGGACCACTCTTCCCAGCTCAGCTCTGCAGCCCCCCCGCAGACGCAGGTGAGTGCTGGGGGCTTCTGGGTTGTCCCTTCCCTCCCCGCAAAGGAAAATTTTGATGCATCAAGGTCTTTCTGGTCTAGCACCTCAAAAAAAGGAGGCTAAGAGTGTCCTTAGTGAGGAGGCAGTCTAGCTTCCCCACtaagtggggaaactgaagcctgaGGAAGGGCAGGACTTGCCCGAGGTCCCACAACTAGTATCAGAACTCTAGATGCAGACGCTCCCCTCTCAGGGCTCCAGGACCCAGGCTCCAGCTCCATCTCCCACTGACTCCATGAATGCCTTGGGGCTTCCCCATGAGGCTCACCTGGGAGGCTGGAATAAGGACACAGGTGAGCCAGTGCAGCCCTCCTTCAAGCTGTGTGAGGGGGACTTCTCCTGGGTGGTCAGGGTAGATGGAGGGGGCAGGTTGGGTTCTTACTAGCTGTACCCTGACTTATCTAAAAGCTACCCCTGGCTGGAGACACCCTCCCAAGGCATAGCTTGTCAGTGCTGAGGTGTGCTGGCCCGACATGGGAGGCTGATCTGAGTGGGAGTCCTGGGCACTGCCGAGGGgcctaccctgttccattgactGACTGTCTTCTCTGTCCTCTGCTGGGGGCAGTCAATGTGAGAGACTGCCCGCTGCAGAAAGCTTGACCCTGAAAACTCAGCAGTCACACCTCTCTTGGCCtcctaccatcttttttttttcaaaattaacagCCACAATAGTTTATTTACCACTGAACTCTTTATAAGATATTTACAAGACAACCAATTTTACACATCAGAAATGGTATAAAAGTATGAATTACAACACAGACAACAATATGAAATGGGCATAAAACAAAGCTGAAGTGGACAGAAAagcaatttctctttttaatttattaacacTAGCTTAAACCTTgttaaggaaagaaacaaagaactgtGTTTTAGGAGAATTGCTGGGCCTTCAGTTGAAGGTTGAATTTCACGGTGTTGTGTCCCACGTAGGGAAAAAATAAGACTAATTTCCCCCACACACTTTAACACACTGTAATTTTGCTCTTGGAACTTTGCTAATCTACTCTCTAACCTCCTTCTCAACAAAACTTCAACATATCCAAATCAAAGGAGAATTGATCAAATGATTGGCCTCCTACCATCTTATGAAGGCTAGAGGTCTTTGGGGCACCCACTGTGCAGAAGGGAAAACCATGGCACACCAAGCCCTAGCAGTATCCCCAATTCACTCAAGGAATTGGGACTAAAGTGTGCTTTGGGATtcagctcctccaggaagcctccctagACAGATGGCTATAGTAGTTGAGGTAGGAACCATATAACCTCCCCATCTTGGCTGGCTCTTCTGTGGGGAAACCTCACTAGTCAGACTGTGAGTTTCCCCAGGTCAGatctgggttttctcttctcagCTGGGCACCCTGAATCAGAGATCATGTCGCACTCCCTCTCTCAGGTGATGTGAGTGGAGCTGAAAAGGGTAAAATGAACCGACTAATCCAAGGCCACATCATAGAGCCTGGAACACTGGGTGTCCTGACCACCGGTCCAGGGCACCAGTAAGATGTCCCAGTCTGAGCCCCATGCCTCGAAGAGAGTAGTCCATGAATTTGTACACCCTTTCTAGACCGAACCTAGAGAGAAAGTATTGTCTCAGCCTCTGTTAAACTCAGCTCCATTCCTAGTTTCCCAGATTCCAGTCTGGAGTTTTCTTGCAACCTTTGCCTGGTGGGAGCCTTCCATTTATTCACAGCTCTCTTGTGACTGGCAAATGCGGGAGGCCCAGACTATTCATTCATTGAGAATTGAGCCCAGTGAAAAGCCTGGCCTGGAATTCTGTGACCGGGAGCCTCAATCTAGCTGGCCTCCAGCTGCTTTTAAACCGTGGGTCAGTTGAACTCTGAGAGCTGGGGATGAGGGCAGAGTGGCTTGGACAGTAAGTAAGGGGGCAGtgccctgtccctgccccaccctgtCCCAGAGTCTGGCAGGATTCCCTAGACCCTGGGTTTGAGCAATAGAGAACTGAGGGTTCTGGGAAAATCCCTTTTCATCAATTGATCTGACCACTCTTCCAAGGGAAGTGCCTATGACAGGAGCTGGAAACTTCCCAGGGAACTTTCCCTAAGAGgtctgagtcctggctctgtctgAGTGCTGGGTGGCTTTAGCCAAGTCAGTGCCTCCTCTGGAGGTGAGTTTCCCCAAATGTGAAACGAGGCTGAAGGAGTGGATGATCCGTTGCTCTCTGACAGTGTTTTCCCTAGTTGGGTGGGTAGTACTCAAGGGGAATTGGGTGATACACATcgattatgtgtttattttaatatatgtcaGGGGAAAAAACACCTGTACTTTCACACAGATATTATGGTTTGGAATGCTGCTAAGTGTGTGGATTTAAAGttgattttagaaaaatatgaagtACATAATAGTATAGGTGCTCTATGGAAATCACAGGCTGATGTTTAGattggtgcagcagttaagagaAAGTGCTCTGGAATTAGGCAAATTTGGATTGGGATTTGGATCCTATAcgtcctggctgtgtgaccctgggcaagttacatatcttctctgagcctcactgcaGTCTACCACATAGGCTGTGGCCAGGACTGAATGAAGAATAACTAAaattcttggcacatagtagcaGCTCAACAAACAGCTTCTCCTACCTCCTCTTCCCCTTCATGTCCAGTGAACAGTTCTGGATaaggttttccatttctttgaccAGTGTGCTGACACTTTAGGACACTGGCTCCTCCCAGCTCCCCATCTGATGTCTTGATCTTTCCCTCCTATCCCACCTCTCAGCGGCCACCTTGGAATCTCTACACTGATCATGTTCTCTGTGTTTGGACTCTCCATCCCCATCTCGGCCACAGAGCTTCTCCTGGCCTCTGCCACCTTCTGCCTGGTATTCTGGGTGGTCAGGGCCTGGCAGCCTCGGGTCCCTAAAGGCCTGAAGAGTCCACCAGGGCCCTGGAGCTGGCCCCTGATCGGGCACGTGCTGACCTTGGGGAAGAGCCCACACTTGGCCCTGTCGCGGCTGAGCCAGCGCTATGGAGACGTGCTGCAGATCCGCATTGGCTGCACACCCGTGCTGGTGCTCAGCGGCCTGGACACCATCCGGCAGGCCCTGGTGCGGCAGGGTGATGATTTCAAGGGCCGGCCTGACCTCTACAGCTTCACCTTAGTCGCTGATGGCCAGAGTATGACCTTCAACCCAGACTCTGGACCAGTGTGGGCTGCCCGGCGACGCCTGGCCCAGAATGCTCTCAAGTCCTTCTCCGTTGCCTCAGACCCGGCTTCCTCATCCTCCTGTTACCTGGAAGAGCACGTGAGCAAGGAGGCTGAGGCCCTCATCAGCAAGTTCCAGGAGCTGATGGCAGAGTCTGGGCGCTTTGACCCCTACAGGTATGTAGTGGTGTCAGTGGCCAATGTCATCTGTGCCATGTGCTTTGGCCGACGCTATGACCATGACAGCCAAGAGCTGCTTAGCATAGTCAGTCTGAGTAATGAGTTCGGGGAGGTGGCTGCCTCTGGGAACCCAGCCGACTTCATCCCTATCCTCCGTTACCTGCCCAACACTGCCCTGGATGTCTTCAAGGACTTGAATCAGAGGTTCTACATTTTCATGCAGAAGATTCTCAAGGAACACTATAAAACGTTTGAGAAGGTACAGGCTCGGGAGGGGCAGATGAGTGGTAGGGAGTGGGTAGGGTCAGGGGTCAGGAGGTCAGAGATAACTGGAGCAGCATAGGGTTTGGCAGGCTCTCGCAGGCCTTCACCCTGGGATTTTGAAGCCAGTAGTGGAGGGGACTCCATCCTTGGCAGGGAGATAGAACTTTTTCTTGACCAGCCCTTCTATCTTTCCATCAGACAGCAATATTTACTGAATAGCCTGTCCATGCAGGACCCTAGGCCAGTTATTGTGGGGACCAGAAAGAGTTAAAGAGTTGGTCTTCCGGCCTCATGGGAGAGAAAAGGGTAAAAAACATGTCCAGATGGTAATGGTACTGGACTCTGTGTCAGGTGTCCCTCGAGTTGGGGCTGCAAGTATCCTGAGTCAGGAGACAGCCTTGGAGAGGCAAGAGAAGCTGCAATGGTAGTCTCGGGCGTGGGGCAGTCACCTGCTGAAGGAAGATGCTATAGGGATGGGAAGGGACCAGGCCTGGATGAGAGGCAAGTCTGGGTTTGGGATCTTGCTCACCCGTGGGCCTTCCCTACCCAGGGCCACATTCGGGACATCACAGACAGCCTGATTGAGCGCTGTCAGGACAAGAGACTGGATGAGAATGCCAATATCCAGGTGTCAGATGAGAAGATCGTTAATGTCGTCATGGACCTCTTTGGAGCTGGTATGAGCTACCCCGTTGTGCCCTTCCTCTTCCCAGCTGTCCTGACCCGCCAACCACCTAACTTTGCCCTCTATTCTCCCCTGGCCAGGGTTTGACACAGTCACAACTGCCATCTCCTGGAGCCTCACGTACCTGGTGACAAGCCCCAGCGTGCAGAAGAAGATTCAGGAGGAGCTGGGTAGGTGGTGGCTTCCTTCAGTGTGCTCAAGGCAGGAGGTCCGGCCAAGGTCTGAGTGGCCCCTTCATCTGTCTGGTCCTTTCTGTTCTGCAGACACAGTGATTGGCAGCGCACGGCAGCCCCGGCTCTCTGACAGACCCCAGCTGCCCTATTTGGAGGCGTTCATTCTGGAGACCTTCCGACATTCCTCTTTCGTCCCCTTCACCATCCCCCACAGGTGAGGCTCCACGGGTCCGCTGCTGTCTGATGCTGGGCCTTACTCCAGTTCATGTACCTGATCAGGGTGGTGGGAGGGACACGGTATGGGAGGCAGGGGGATCTCCTTGTGGCCCTGAGCCTAACTgagcttcccccctccccagtaCCACAAGAGACACAAGTCTGAATGGCTTTTACATCCCCAAGGGGCGTTGTGTCTTTGTAAACCAGTGGCAGATCAACCATGACCAGTAAGTTgagagggggcaggggaagcTTCACTCTCTCCTAAGCTTCAGACTCTCCTGTCCCTGAGCTACTTGCCTAAACCCTATTCTTCTGAGCTGGGGCTCAACCCACCTGATGGTTCTGAGCCCCCAAGCTGCTACTTCAGCTGCCTCTCTTCAATTACAGGAAGCTGTGGGATAATCCATCTGCCTTCTGGCCAGAACGGTTTCTCACTGCTGATGGCACCATTAACAAAGCACTCAGTGAGAAGGTGATTCTTTTCGGTTTGGGCAAGCGGAAGTGCATCGGTGAGACCATCGCCCGCTGGGAGgtctttctcttcctggccaTCCTCCTGCAGCAGGTGGAATTCCGTGTGACCCCGGGTGTGAAGGTGGACATGACCCCCATTTACGGGCTGACCATGAAGCATGCCCACTGTGAGCACTTCCAGGTGCACATGCGCTCTTAGGGGACGGAGAGCCCTGCAGCCTAGACT
It encodes the following:
- the LOC116749907 gene encoding cytochrome P450 1A1 isoform X2; translated protein: MFSVFGLSIPISATELLLASATFCLVFWVVRAWQPRVPKGLKSPPGPWSWPLIGHVLTLGKSPHLALSRLSQRYGDVLQIRIGCTPVLVLSGLDTIRQALVRQGDDFKGRPDLYSFTLVADGQSMTFNPDSGPVWAARRRLAQNALKSFSVASDPASSSSCYLEEHVSKEAEALISKFQELMAESGRFDPYRYVVVSVANVICAMCFGRRYDHDSQELLSIVSLSNEFGEVAASGNPADFIPILRYLPNTALDVFKDLNQRFYIFMQKILKEHYKTFEKGHIRDITDSLIERCQDKRLDENANIQVSDEKIVNVVMDLFGAGFDTVTTAISWSLTYLVTSPSVQKKIQEELDTVIGSARQPRLSDRPQLPYLEAFILETFRHSSFVPFTIPHRKLWDNPSAFWPERFLTADGTINKALSEKVILFGLGKRKCIGETIARWEVFLFLAILLQQVEFRVTPGVKVDMTPIYGLTMKHAHCEHFQVHMRS
- the LOC116749907 gene encoding cytochrome P450 1A1 isoform X1, which produces MFSVFGLSIPISATELLLASATFCLVFWVVRAWQPRVPKGLKSPPGPWSWPLIGHVLTLGKSPHLALSRLSQRYGDVLQIRIGCTPVLVLSGLDTIRQALVRQGDDFKGRPDLYSFTLVADGQSMTFNPDSGPVWAARRRLAQNALKSFSVASDPASSSSCYLEEHVSKEAEALISKFQELMAESGRFDPYRYVVVSVANVICAMCFGRRYDHDSQELLSIVSLSNEFGEVAASGNPADFIPILRYLPNTALDVFKDLNQRFYIFMQKILKEHYKTFEKGHIRDITDSLIERCQDKRLDENANIQVSDEKIVNVVMDLFGAGFDTVTTAISWSLTYLVTSPSVQKKIQEELDTVIGSARQPRLSDRPQLPYLEAFILETFRHSSFVPFTIPHSTTRDTSLNGFYIPKGRCVFVNQWQINHDQKLWDNPSAFWPERFLTADGTINKALSEKVILFGLGKRKCIGETIARWEVFLFLAILLQQVEFRVTPGVKVDMTPIYGLTMKHAHCEHFQVHMRS